The segment CCTTTGTGTACTGCCTTTAAGTGTCCAAATCAATATCCAATTTTTCCCCTCCCAGTTCCTCACTCCCTTTCCAAAATTCTGAACTCCTTGAACTGGCCCTTGGCCATCTTGCTATTGACAAGTGACTTTCTGTAATTAGCCTTACACCTCATCTCAGAGAAGACAACCCCTCAGCTTCCAGGGGAACATGCTTTTCCgtctctcatctcatctgcaGAAATCAAAAACTGAACTGGAGCCACTAGGTCAGGCGAGTCAATCCTAAACCTCTTATTCTAAACCTAAGATGATTGGATGGTGGATACCAGTGTTTTGCCTCTCCGTACCTGTTCTGAGAGTACACACATTAGCTTACTGAAGCAGGCTCATTTTAAGACTGGCTGGTAGGAAATGTTCTCAAAAGCTCTCCCTTGAGAGTTAAGTGGGGCCCATGTTTACTAATGAGAGGGATGGAAGTTTGTGCCTTGTGCACTGTGTGGCTTTTAAATAGGATTTTATCTGTTTATGGTGCTTGAGCGCAATACATTTAGAGAGAATTATACAGAAAGTCTAAACTATTGCCCCCCACTCAGgggattaaaaacaaaagttagCGCTACGCTGAATCAGCACTTTGAATTATGGAGGCTGTGAGTTTGGCTATTTTCAGGTATATCAAAGCCATGCTGAGCTTTTGATGGCAGAACTACTACAACACGTCTGCACAACCTTCTCTTATCTCCCACATAATaatgctgtacacacacacacacacacacacacacacatacacagctctAATACCTCCCGCACAAGTTCAGATAGAGTTCATGTTACACTGCTGCTTAGAACGAATACAAGGGCTCAGCCAGTAGGAAGAGAGATACAACTTCTTGATCATCTCTCAGGTTCACATCTGGTGAAAAGCATGGACTGTGTCACTGATGTTATGTCATATTTAGACCGCTAAACTGACAGGAAGACAAATAACAGCCTCTTTTTGGTCAAGGCTGCCAGGCCGCCTTTGTAAATAAGACTTTGTTTATATGACATTCCTTTTTAAATAAGTGtttgataaataaaagaaataaaataaaaatgtgcttAATCTTGGCATCAACACACCACTGAATCTGCTTTAACCAGCACCAGACCATTTGACGGACagaaaaccaaacacaaaatgtCTCATTGGTGTAACAGCTGTGCGTTCTCTCCCTACTAGTACTATGGGATTGTGTTGCCTGTGTTTTGACAAGTGTAATTTAACAAACCAGCGATCAAAGGTCAAGAGATCAAGGATATAATCATATGACCTTGTCATCTCTAGGCAACTGTAACTCAAACTACAGACAGGCTGACATCTATGAAGGCCATTGTGAAGCAACTGAAATAAATTATACTTTTAGCCCAGTAGAATATCACAATTCCCTCGTTCTGTAAACATGATTTTGTGAATTCACATTATTTCAGATTTCTTGTTAGAGGTTTATAATAAACAGTTTGTGGAGGCTGTAGTGAACGCCAGGCTGGGATTTCCACATTGCCGCTGCCATACGTACATGAGGTGTTGCGTGACAGAGGACAATATAATGAGAGACCTCATGCTGATCATGCTACAGAATTAATGCTCTTATGAGATGTAAACAGCATCTACATGCCAACACAATGAGTCCTAAGCTGATTACCAGTCACACTCTCTGCAACCCTGACAGGCAGCGAGGAGCGACTTAGGAGGAAAGCCCCTCTTGCTTCAAAATACACTTCAAAGTTGACCTCTCGCGTTTATAGGTTACAAGGAACTGAACTGACTGTGGATTACTTTTTATGTGTGTTCTAAAATTTCCTCACTGAAGATCCATTataattttttggggggtattTCTTCTCTATGCTTTGATTTCGGACATCTATTCTTCATGTAGGAAATTTCCTCTTTAAGCCCTAAATAGATTTGGTTTACAGGCAATACAGCAGGCCTTAAAAAGTTGCACTCATAATGCAATTGTAAATTCTACTTCAGTCGTATATCATGGTCTGGTGCAAAAGTATTAGACTTGTTTTGCAATATTTATATGACTTCATGGGGCAAAGGAAGTCCTTGAACAAACTATTGGCATGCGCTCACCCAAATAAACATTTTAGAGGGCAATCAATTTAAAAGGTTGGATGTGGaagacagtttttctggctTGTGAACTCACTGATGTAATGACATTGGTTAAGTACTGTTGGATATTAAAGGGCATATGATAATTGATACGTATACCACTACACCATATGGAGTGCAATATAAGCCAGGTGTTTATGACAGCCAACATAAATATTAATTTCTTAGTTTTCATCAAGCCCACTTTtacaaaatgagaaaacaatAGTCGGAGACAGAAATAGTCTTGTGCCTTTGGGAATTATTCCAGCTAATCAAACATCAGCAAAGAGACAGGTTGTGATATTCTGTGTAAAATGTTCTTGATTGTTATGTTTACTGGCAGATCAAAACGTGTTGACATCCACCAAAAAGCTGTCCAAAATCCCAATGTGTCTTTCACCAGTTTCAATATATCATATTTCCCTAAAAATTATTTCTGTGTCTGTATATAAACAGAGTCATGTTATTTCTGGCTATGGTGCATTTTAATGTTAAAGATTTTGCCAAAGTTACATAGAGTGCTTGGCTATATGATTGTACATGAATGTGGTTTATGCCCCAGGCAGCTATCAAAAACATTCCACAGATTGCTTTCCTCATCTGTGCACAGTGTCTCTTCTTGTATAGCAGTGGAAGGCTAAATCTGGGAGGTCTTAAATCAAATCCCAAACTTACACACTGACATGCATTCTAACAAAGACTGAACAACTTGTTGTCCAAAGAGACCAAAAACAATTTTATGTTAGGACCAGTGGTGCTGATTCAACTCTGATCCAAGTCTTGAATGCCTTGACGGGAATTGAATTCGACTTCTAAGACGAAAACAATTTCAGGTGTTCTGGAACTTAGACAAAATGTTGTGGCTTTGAACAAGGTCCTCAGGACTGAAATGTTGATTTAGGTGTTTTAGTAtgaatttttttctctcttctctttcagaaAAAGAACATCAGTGTTTTGCTGAGTCTCAGTGTGCTGGCTTCCTGGGGAGTGATTCTACTGTCAGCTCGCCTCTACTGGATGGGCAACAAGCCCCCCAACTTCTCCAACTCTGACAACCCTGCGGCTGACTCACCACATTTTCTCACTCGAACACTGACTTTCCTCCACCTGCCCGCTGCCAACGCCTGGCTCCTTCTCTGCCCAGACAAGCTCAGTTTTGATTGGTCCATGGACGCCCTGCCCTTGGTCAGGTCCTTGGCCGACTGGAGGAACCTTCACACCGTTGCCTTTTATGGTGGATTTATCCTCCTGGCTTTGTTTGGACTTCGCGCCACCGCTTCCAAAGCCAAGGAGACCAATGGGAAAGCCCCAATCGCTAACGGAAAGTCAATCACCAATGGGAACGGCTACCACGCGCCTTACACGAACCACAACACAAATTCAGAGCCGGGGTCGCCAAAGACCACACTGAACGGGTCGGCTAAACTCCACCACTGCCCTCCACGGACGTCTCTGCCCCCTACAGAAAACTTAGTGGTATTTTCCTTAGGCCttctaacattaccattcatcCCAGCCACCAACCTATTCTTTTATGTAGGGTTTGTGATTGCGGAGAGGGTGCTATACATCCCCAGTATGGGCTTTTGTTTACTGGTTGCTGTCGGCGCAAGGACCATGTATGTCAGACTGAGGACTAGAGGCTGCAAGGCCGTGCTGCTGTGTCTCTGCACGGGGCTCGTGCTGCTCAATGGAAGCAGGACTGTTATAAGAAACAGGGATTGGAGCAATGAGGAGAATCTCTACAAGTCTGGGATTAGCGTGAACCCTGCTAAAGGTAAGCAATGGGCCCTAGTTATCATGGCATCAAGCTGGGTCTGTCTCCTCAAATTCATATTTCAAGAGAGTTAAAGAGTgtgtaaacacactgttttcagcCAGTCTCCAGCTAGTATAATTTTGAAAGATGTGAAAAGGTAGGGTGGTGTGCGAGAGTGAAtaggggtgtgtgtctgtgataacaGATCATGTATCACTTGGGGATGGTAACATTTTTCTGAGAATTTGATACTTCCAAATGCAAAGTACCTGCCTTTACATCATTGATTGAgctgtggccagaagtgcaaacACAGCTGAAAGTTtcacccatagagagcagtgcaacaatTATTTTCTGCCCCTAGAAGCAGATGCAGGacttaatttgaaaaatgttgaaatcaAGCTCAAAAACGTGATTTAGTGCTGAATTAAATAACTGGTCACAACTACAAAACTGTTGATCCTGGCAAATTAACAGCCATTACCAATGACATTTTGATGATACCAGTAACAGTGCTAATATCAATACTAAATAATACTagaattgtgtttttctattttgaaaatgttactTTTGACTCACACATGTCTCCTGTAGCCTGGGGTAACTTGGGGAACGTACTGAAGAACCAGGGCAAGATGGCAGAGGCGGAGAAGGCGTACAGAAACGCTCTGTACTACCGAGGGAACATGGCTGACATGCTGTATAACCTGTGAGTGGTAAAGATGCCcattcctcctcctgcctgcaATATCTTGACACAAACGAGTTGGATTCCTCCCATCCATCACCGGAGATTacagtgggagaaagagaggggatgagagagagagggagggaatgaggcataaagtcagagagagtgacagacaggagGTATTTGAAGACAGCGGAACAAAAATAGGTCTGAtatgagagaagagaagcagtCGCTGAGACGCAGTGCGAGGCATGATGCAAGAGTGTGACAAAGTGAGAGGAAATAACTTAGTGTGTCCCTGGTGGCCTTCTGTTCCTCCTGCTACTGATTTAATTAATTGTGATTCGCGAGCCTGAGGGAGAACAAAAAGCCACTTCCAATACTCACATTAACCCAAGGTGTCAAAGGTGCCAAAACCTCATAGCAGACCCACGTCTCACGCTCTCATGCTGACgctgtttttcttcccccttCTCCGCTCCCTCTCACGTTACGAATATCAGGAAGCTGGCAAAGCAAcatagagagaggggaaaaccaAATTATGGTGCTTTTGCGTTCTTAAAAATAGAGGTGCCATTTCAACATGATGGATGGTTGATATATTGAGTAAGGGATATAGAAGCTGCCCACAGTTTTTCTCGTGTTTTTATTTCTTAGCTCTCACCCAAAGTGCCCTCATCACTTTGAGGTATTATAATTTCCTCTTCGTCAAAGTGTACATTTACCTTCACagattaaaaagagagagacaaatcaaAGAAATATGGTGGAAAGTGAACCCATTTAAGTAGCTCAAAGGTTCgttctctgtctcacacagtTAAGTGGGGAGTGTGGTTACACACACTTGAAACTTCTTAAATGTTTGCATTTCTTTGTCAATCAGGGGTTTGCTGCTCCAGGAGAATGAGCGATTTTCTGAGGCGCTGCATTACTATAAACTGGCCATTGGGAGTCGGCCAACTCTGGCATGTAAGTAAACCTAAGAGAGTGTCTCATTTTCTAACTGATATATTACATGACTGGAGTGGTTATGAGTCGGGGAGCAGTTACAAGCGATTAGAAATTCTCACACATTGGTCAATTTGGCTGAGTCTGCTTGAATTAATTCGATGTGTGTTCAGGGTCCATTATTGGATCGCCATCATGGTCCAATTTTAATGCTGAATTAGATGTTCCTTGCCACTTGGTCATTTGGAAGGCACTATAAGGCTATTTCAGCTTGACGGGGAAATGATGATTCAATCTCACACTTGAGTGCTTGTATGTGGGATGAGGCTCAGTCTTTCACTGTATCAGGCTCTGGTGAAGGACAGCTTTTATGAGGAAGGACAGAAGGTAGCATTTTTTCCAgaccccctttttttttaactcgtCTTCAATTCTTCTTCCCTATCTTAATCTCCTTCTATCCTAATTTATTTCTACTTCTTAACTGCTTTTCACATTTGATGTTCCTTCGATCTCTGTCCTTTCTCCTCTGGCTATAGCCTTTTCCATATGTCGATCTGCCTCAGCTATCTTTGTACATCCTCACATTGTCTCCACCTTTTATGACATCCCTTTCTCATCCCATCCCATAGACTGCACCCCTCCTGCTCtaacacccctctctctctctcccccgctccCCACAGCGGCCTACTTGAACACAGGCATCATCCTGATGAACCAGGGCAGCCTGGAAGAGGCCAAGCGCACCTTCCTGACTTGTGCCGACATTCCCGATGAGAACCTGAAGGACCCCCACGCCCACAAGAGCTCCGTCACCAGCTGCCTGTACAACCTGGGGAAGCTGCTCCATGAGCAGGGCCAGCAGGAGGTTAGTGGGAATGGGACCAAGGAAAGATTTGAGGAGTTGAAATGATGAAACGGGATCGCGCCCTTGTTgaaatgatgatgtcacctcccTAATTTAGAGAAAATTTGAGACAAATCAATCACAGGATTATTTTACTACTTTTCATGACAACTTATTTTACTTTCATGACTACTTTACTTATCTTTAATGTAGGACTAAAACTACAAACATTTAGGATTGAAAAGGGCCTTTGTGGAGAATGATGCCTGTTTTTTCTACAGGCCAGTGTATGTATtagaaaaataagacaaaatgtaatataataagACACAAACTGCACTTGCCAAGCTAACCAGTCATTTATCTTTTTTAAACCACAGGAGGCCCTCTCTATCTATAAGGAAGCCGTGCAGAAAATGCCCAGACAGTTTGCACCACAGAGTCTTTTCAACATGATGGGTAAGTTACTGTTGGAGCCTGCAGTCTCACTCTGATACTTTGTATTTGATCCAGAAAAATGATATTGCAGATTTTTAGAGTTCACTACTATGGTGACTCATGCTTTGAAATGCAATGCCCAACCAAAATGGCATTTTAAGGAGGTGATACGACCATTTCATAGAATTGAATTTGCCTTGACTGTAAAGAAcaatttcacactttttttaTGACCCGAGTGAAAACAGCATAGTCCTGGACCTAGTGTTGCTGGTTGACTTGCCAGACATGCCTCAGCACAAGTGATGAATCTTCTTAcatatttgtttccatttttagGTGACCTTTTGATTTCAGGATAACTCATCAGCAAACAAATCCTTCAGAATGTGATGTTAGTTGTGATATTTAAATACTGGATGAAAACATAGCAGATTTACTTGAACCACCTGTTGGACTCCAACACCAAAGCTCCTAAATATGTGCGCAGACTTTGTGTAGATGTGTATCATCTTGTAGAGGATTGAAGCTAATCCGTGTAATAAATCACGTCCCTCTCTTTGTTATTCTAACACAAATTACATTATTGGAAATCCGTCTTGATTGCATAGTTGAGATTGCAGGGCGATGTCTGTAAAAATTCCTTGGGCAGCCTGAGCAGATTGAGAATGGGAAGCGTGTTTGGTCAGGTGGAGGGAGTGGGGAGGGTtgtgtttgggtttgtgtgATGTCTGGGGGACGCTTTGTTACAAGTGATGTCATCAGCCCACCATTTTGTTACCCCACAGACTGTAGTGTTACCCCAGGGGCCAACAGCAGGCTGTTTTCTCACATCAAACAAAATCTCATAATGTTGCGAACAAAAATATTGTGGTTTCAGAGAAAATTGTGCTTTCCAGATTAAACTACGTTGGGAGAGAAGAAGTATTTATTCACCGTTTAAGGAATGCCGACCCATGGATAAGAGGCAGCAGAGTTCATGCTATTTTATCTGCCTTGCACCTGTTCGGAAAAAGCAGAGGGAATGGAACACATTTCTGTCCATTAGTGTTATTCAAGTTTCCTGTCTATTCACCAGACTCTCCAGAGTATGGGTAATCAAATAATATGACAACAGTATGATAACATGAATGAACTGAAAATGGCCAGCGTCCACTAACACCAAATGCCAACAAATAGAAAAGTTTACCTCATTACCTTTCTGATATTTTCAAAGTGCATGGGTTCTTTTCTGTCAGTAATTAGTGTGCCTATAACAAACAAATGTAGCTCATAACAGGCAGCAATGTTTCACTTCTAGTCAAACATTTCCGCTTTTTATTGTACACAACTCTATAGGAGTCTATGAACATATTTATTTGCAAACCTCATCTAAAAATAATCCCTctaacacagaaacaaacttGGCAAGTAGATCCTAGTAGGTGATGATTTCATTTTGTGTCCAGGTCATATGTTTAAGCTGGAAATTTTGCCCTTTTGTATTTATTGATATTGAaatcaggggaaaaaaagctttaATGACAAAGTGGTGACAGCTGATCCCTATGGGGCAGCTGATGTTTTAGGTTGACTGCTCCTAAACTCCTATGGAAGCACGAGTgatattaaaggaaaatgttGTACCAAAGTAAAATGCTGCTTTATATGTCAAACCAGAACACTTGTGGAAAAGCTGCCTAGAAAAAGCTTTTcctttaatctttttttattatcctaggaaaaaaacatgctaATCCCATTGAaccctgacccttgacctttgcCCTGTTCCAGGAGAGGCCTACATGAGGCTGAACAGGCTGGAGGAGGCGGGTCACTGGTACAGGGAGTCCCTCAGGGCCAAACCCGACCATATCCCCGCCCACCTCACCTATGGGAAACTCCTGTCCATCATTGTAAGTCCCAATTCTCTTAcagcacacgcacatgcacgcacacacacacacacacacacacacacacacgcacacacacaggggaagcACCATGATGCCAAGCCCAAGCATTATCTTAGTAATGATTACAGTGGTTAACTACCTGGGAAAGTGTAATTGGATGGGACCTGAAGTGGAGTGGAGTGATGAATAATTCATATGGAGTGACTTTGTACAGAGCGTCGGAGCAAGGCGGACCCATCCTATTGATTTCTCTGGCAGAACCTGAAGAATTGTGATAATTGTTAAGAGGTGCGAGCTTTTGACTCTGAAGGCTGCATGCTAATCAAACCCTGCTCTCCTGATCAGAAGTCATCAAGAGTAATTGTGATGTTTCGATGAATATAGTGTTTGACCTCTGCTGGTGCTGGATGAAACACAAAAGAAGATCACACTGTGATAGGAGAAATTAAGCCAGGTGCATACCATGATACATGGCCGTTCCAGTGACCTTGGAGTGACCCTGATCCAGGAGTGATTTTGCTTGCCAAATAGcttcagaaaaaacaacatctaTTTAGCTGCATAAATATGAGTCTGATGTCTGAAGGTCACAGACATGGGGAGTTTGTCTAGTGTGGAGGAATGGCTATCCCTCATCCACTGGATGAGCtccagattgtgtgtgtgtgtgtgtgtgtgtctgtctgtctgtctgtgtgtgtttgaagacaTCAAGGGCATACAAGTTTGCCCCACTGCTCCCGAATGTTACCATGCAGTTCTGATGTCTTTTTCTATAGAGAACTTCAcgctctctgtcctctcccattacataaaaagaaaaaacaactgtGACAACATATGTGTTCACAGCTGATTAAAGTTTAGCCATGAGAGTTGAACTTTTGGAACAACCCGAGCACCCTCCATGACCTCTGTGAGGATGTTTGACCTCTTTCCTTCCACAGCCTCAGGTGCTGAACCGAGACACAACCAGAGGTTGATCGGCACTTCCTTAGAATCTTTTGAACctgcacaaacagacacacactcatacacacttgCAGCTGCAACCCTTAAGGGGTTTGAATCTTACTTTTGCTCATTTCCCCTTTTAATAATCAGATTTGAGCATACACATAGTatttagtgcacacacacacacacacacacacagagcacaggtTCAGATTAGAGTCACCCAGCATGGCTGGACATCTGCTGTGCTCCCCCAGGCCCTGGGCTGCAGATCCAGGGCCCTGAGCCACAGAGAGGCCCCCTGCACAACAGGGCTTAGGGAACAGGAGATTGGATGGGCCCAGGACAATGGGCCAGCGGACAGGCTTATAATGCAATTACTCCACTTCCTTATTGAATCACTCCATCAGCTacattttggccaatcgacaatACAGACACGGGGAGGAAAGGTCAAACTGAAGTCTTGTACAGTGGTTCACCCCAACATGCGCTGTGTGTGAGAATTAATTCATCACTGCATGTTCACGTTTCACTGAGACTGGGAGTCATATGTTTACAGTACTTTGGGAGAGTTAGGGTACATTGTTTGGGATCGCTATATACAGTAGTTTTCATCAACTTTCAAAAGTGACCCTCTCCTTCTGTCAATACAGAAGCCACACAATAATAAAGTAGGAACTCGATATAGTCTTACACCTATTACCTATCCACAGATGCTCACTGGCAAAGGAAAAGACAcgtccctcaacaactaccaaGCACCAGTCCTGATGCCACTAATTACACTTATTTTTTACCAAGGTCAAGCAGCTTAGAGAGAAATCCAGTGTAACTCTGAAGCACTGCTCTCTGTCAGACCTCTGGTTGGAATCAGAGGGGAGTGGTGTACAGTGAGGGAGAGTTGTGGTCAGTCGGCACTCATCTGATTTATGAGCTCAAGCTCAGCTGTGCTGCTGGATACACTCAGCACTAATGCTAACCACTAACTCCCACTGTGGCAGACCCCTCAATGCAAAAACAGAGGTCTAAATACAGCATGGGGGTGCAAGACAGTCAGACCGCCTAACTGCGATGCCTGTATGTGGAAATACATACAGTGACCCTTAGCCGGCAATAAATCAGTTAACACAGAACAAACCTGTATCTTGAAAATCTTAGAAATGGATGGAAACCAacattttttgttgacattgaTGTGAAACCTCTGTTAAATCATTACTTGATTCAGCTTAACTGGACTGATGGATGGCTAGGGGAAAGGCTTAATTGAATGTAAAGAGAAAGAGccaaagaaaatgtgaaataagtCATCAGGCCCAATATTCCTGCACTCATTTAGAGCGATTGTGGGCATGGGAAAAAGCTAATGAAGCAAACCTAATGTCCCCATTCCTCTCATTTCATGTTGAATGGCAAATCCATTGGCAATATGGAAGCAATCAGTGCCGGAGCATAAAACAaaagaggtggagaaagagaaccTTATGCACGAAGAAGCAATATCTTTCTCAGTTTGGTTGCAGGGATTtggtgcagcacacacacacatacacacacaccccttgaGGTTTTTCTTTAaaggtgaggggtggggggtggcgtATTCTTTATGAGCGTCAGTTTCCTGCTGTAACTTTACAGCATGGCTACCATGCCTCAACTGATGCATGTCGGCGCACTAAAATAATTCATAGCAGATACAGTGAACTACAAGTGATTgttgtagctgtgtgtgtgtgtgtgtgtgtgtgtgtgtgtgtgtgcgtgcatgtctgTGATACAGGATGTCCAGGATGTCCAGCTCGATGTatgtacattacattatatacagAGTAACATACAGCACAGGGGATctacagaaaaatacacagttcaACATGTGCCTTGTGCCATTGCAAAACAGCTGCTGCACAAAACATTAAAGGATCACAGTGTTCTAACAATATATAAACTAAACTGGGATGTCAAAGGcaatgaatgatttttattcCTCTCTTATAGGGGCAgaagacagaagcagagaagTACTATCTGAGAGCTATTCAACTGGACCCAACAAAAGGAAACTGCTACATGCATTATGGTAAGAATACACTTTAAAGGTTTCATTCTTAAACATTACATACCCATTTTTGGCAAAGCTCATTTGAAAATCAGCACTCAACTGTTAAAAATACAGATGTCTCTATCTtcaaaaatgtcagtgtttggTAGACAAAGGTATTGAAAACAGTAAGCGAACCTGAGGAAGCAACAAGCGAAATGCGCTCCTTTTATAAGCCTATTTTGCAAATgctataagaaaaataaagatgtgattaTATAGTCAGCAAAGCCCCACAGTTTGCGGTTGGATAATTTCTTTATATGGACTATTTTGTATTCCTGCGACCAACCAGCACCTGATTATAAGTGGCTGTGCATAGGCATCTTGACTACTCAAAGGTATTCAAATATCTAATAACTTAAAACACATTAGCAACTCATTTCAGAGACATTAGATAGTGCCCTCTATTTACATGAGCCAGTGTTGCTCCATCTATGCATTTCAGTGAGACAGAGCTCATTGTAAGTCCTTTTCTTCCAGCTATAACATGTGCAAATGCTCATTATCCAAACATGTGCCATGCAGACCTTGTAGCATTTACTATAATGCACAGGCTTTGCTGCAGTACACTGTAACTGAGAATAACAATTACACAAGGGACCTTAAACTCTTTTATCCCAGGACTCGAACTTTGTAGTCTCACCCTAGGACCCAGAGTCATTACAACATAGCAGTTCTCTTATCGTAAGAGGACTCGGTCTCATGAACCGCTCTGAATCCCTAGTCATGGCTTACGTCACACTGAAATAAAGAATTTTGGAAAGAATTAGTAGCAGTGTGGTAATCATTTGGAGGTGTCAAATACCCTAGTGGTCATACTGTGTTTCAGAAAAGAATCGCTGGACTGGCTTAAGCAAACCCCTGCATAACAGTAACTAATTGGAAATGTACTGCCATTTAATATACTGTTGGTATCAGTGCTGCTGGGAgtgttaaagtcgagatgaaacggcattttgagagtatctaacttccgtatcgtgacgtatttccgagtgaaacaggaaagacaggcgggacataacgttgggaggaatttgatttgaacgttgaaaagtgggcgtgtcataacacccgaagacacaccgaagtaccatgctgttgctagctagctaactaatgaatcttagcctcttagctctgtgcgctaaaagttgaagattgattgatgggtggatgtcatgatattattggttgaaattagttacgggcatgcttacgtaagcacacggcatattttgttttacaggaagaaaacatgattgaattttgatataagaatacaatgaaattgatttttggtattttttttggcatatattgttaaataggtgcacagtatgaccggggatgtgatctaaaagggttaaaaaggcatttttcatttcatctcgtctttaaagcTGTTTGAGGTTTTGCAGACTGCGCGGCCAGACGTAAACGGGCATGCTTCGTTTATCTGACTAAAGAGACAGGATCAGAGTACACTGCTTACCATTCTTGTGCTAACCGAGAGTAAAACATGATACCATGCTCCGTCTGTGCCTCTGCTAATGCAGCATTTCATATCAGTTTGAAGGAACAGGCTCCATTCTGCTCCGTGTCACTATCTCCAGGATATTCATAGGAAATGAAATCTGTCC is part of the Centroberyx gerrardi isolate f3 chromosome 24, fCenGer3.hap1.cur.20231027, whole genome shotgun sequence genome and harbors:
- the tmtc2a gene encoding protein O-mannosyl-transferase TMTC2, translated to MITELVCTAAAVGLYLNTLDADFCYDDSRAIKTNQDLLPETPWTNILYDDFWGTLLTHSGSHKSFRPLCTLSFRLNHALDGLRPWGYHLVNVGLHGAVAALFTAFCRPLLGGGLWSLLAGLLFASHPVHTEAVAGVVGRADVGAALFFLLSLFCYARHCGLRRDPRGAFQTRRCGGSSVAQCWVWMLGSLWCAAASMLWKEQGVTVLAVSAAYDLFVFQRLRFRQALLLLLGKKKNISVLLSLSVLASWGVILLSARLYWMGNKPPNFSNSDNPAADSPHFLTRTLTFLHLPAANAWLLLCPDKLSFDWSMDALPLVRSLADWRNLHTVAFYGGFILLALFGLRATASKAKETNGKAPIANGKSITNGNGYHAPYTNHNTNSEPGSPKTTLNGSAKLHHCPPRTSLPPTENLVVFSLGLLTLPFIPATNLFFYVGFVIAERVLYIPSMGFCLLVAVGARTMYVRLRTRGCKAVLLCLCTGLVLLNGSRTVIRNRDWSNEENLYKSGISVNPAKAWGNLGNVLKNQGKMAEAEKAYRNALYYRGNMADMLYNLGLLLQENERFSEALHYYKLAIGSRPTLASAYLNTGIILMNQGSLEEAKRTFLTCADIPDENLKDPHAHKSSVTSCLYNLGKLLHEQGQQEEALSIYKEAVQKMPRQFAPQSLFNMMGEAYMRLNRLEEAGHWYRESLRAKPDHIPAHLTYGKLLSIIGQKTEAEKYYLRAIQLDPTKGNCYMHYGQFLLEQARLGEAAEMAERAAELDSSEFDVVFSAAHMLRQASLNEAAERQYGRAASLRPDYPAALMNLGAILHLNGKLPEAEANYLRALQLKPDDIITQSNLRKLWNIMERQGLRTKNGLGTQKGDL